A genomic region of Thermosinus carboxydivorans Nor1 contains the following coding sequences:
- a CDS encoding YkvI family membrane protein, whose product MRHVLDTARVAFTYVGTVIGAGFASGQELVQFFVSYGTIGLAGLALCGVLFAWLGAYILQLGHTLRASGYHQVLHYACGRPAGLVLDNITAFFLFGGLTIMLAGAGAVCRDYFGLNYNTGLAAMALIVAMTVMTGMKGISLINVIVTPLLIISTVVIGVNSLIYHGVSPGLLAIPPLPGKQPAPNWLLAGLLYASYNLILGATVLAPLGAQVTSRQARLAGGVLGGMVLTLLGLFIVIVTMLHYPRILSYEVPMLYISEAQQGLSHYGYACMLIKAMYSTALASLYGCTSKFQSATGLAFLPSLLILTAVALAVSQLGFANLIGLLYPFFGYAALIFTVRLIWLSLRDSLWR is encoded by the coding sequence ATGCGCCACGTCCTGGATACCGCCCGCGTAGCGTTCACCTATGTCGGCACGGTTATCGGGGCCGGCTTTGCCTCCGGACAGGAACTGGTCCAATTTTTCGTAAGTTACGGCACTATCGGCCTGGCCGGTCTCGCCTTATGCGGCGTGCTTTTCGCCTGGCTGGGCGCCTATATTCTGCAGCTCGGCCATACTTTACGCGCCAGCGGCTACCACCAGGTGCTGCACTACGCCTGCGGCCGGCCCGCAGGTTTAGTCCTCGATAATATTACCGCTTTTTTTCTGTTCGGCGGCCTTACCATCATGCTGGCCGGCGCCGGCGCCGTCTGCCGCGATTACTTTGGCCTGAATTATAATACCGGTTTAGCGGCTATGGCCCTTATTGTGGCAATGACCGTTATGACCGGCATGAAAGGCATCTCCCTGATTAACGTGATCGTAACCCCGCTACTCATCATCTCAACAGTTGTTATTGGTGTCAACTCCCTAATATACCACGGCGTCAGTCCCGGCCTCCTGGCCATACCGCCACTGCCGGGCAAGCAGCCGGCGCCGAACTGGCTGCTTGCCGGTCTCTTATACGCTTCGTATAACCTTATCCTGGGCGCTACGGTCCTTGCGCCCCTAGGCGCCCAGGTCACCAGCCGCCAGGCGCGGCTGGCCGGCGGGGTGCTGGGTGGAATGGTCCTGACGCTGCTCGGTCTTTTTATCGTAATTGTGACGATGCTCCATTATCCGCGCATATTAAGCTATGAGGTGCCGATGCTGTACATATCGGAGGCCCAGCAAGGCTTAAGCCATTACGGTTATGCCTGCATGCTGATCAAAGCCATGTACAGTACCGCCCTCGCCAGCCTGTACGGGTGCACGAGCAAATTTCAAAGCGCCACCGGCTTGGCCTTTCTCCCCAGCCTACTCATACTCACGGCAGTGGCTCTGGCCGTTAGCCAGCTGGGCTTCGCCAATCTCATCGGCTTGTTATATCCGTTTTTCGGCTATGCCGCCCTAATCTTCACCGTCCGGCTTATTTGGCTTTCGCTTCGAGATAGTTTATGGCGCTAA
- a CDS encoding NAD(P)/FAD-dependent oxidoreductase — MTQTIYDIAIVGGGPAGLSAALTGRIRNKEVALFERSEFSPKLQKAHLVDNYLGMPQITGQGMMQQFVAHCLAHNPVLIKEKVINIFPTGETFTLITPGNMYQAKTVILATGVVPTGLLRGERELLGRGVSYCATCDGMFYKDKDVAVISYTKEGEHEAEYLGELCRTVYYLPQYRGQLPPMRANVKIVTDRKPQAIAGDSQVERLVTDKEDLPVHGVFILRQSDPVENILAGLEMEGEVIKVKRDLSTNIPGVFAAGDCTGKPWQIAKATGEGLVAVLSAINYLEAKAK; from the coding sequence ATGACACAAACCATTTACGATATTGCCATCGTCGGCGGCGGCCCGGCCGGGCTGTCGGCGGCTCTCACCGGCCGCATCCGCAACAAAGAGGTCGCCCTGTTCGAACGGTCGGAATTCAGCCCCAAACTGCAAAAGGCGCATTTGGTGGACAATTATCTGGGCATGCCCCAGATTACCGGCCAGGGGATGATGCAGCAGTTTGTCGCCCATTGTCTGGCCCACAACCCGGTGCTTATCAAAGAGAAGGTAATTAATATCTTCCCGACCGGGGAAACGTTTACCCTGATTACTCCGGGCAACATGTATCAGGCTAAGACCGTCATTCTCGCCACCGGCGTCGTCCCTACCGGGCTGCTGCGCGGCGAGCGCGAGCTTTTGGGCCGGGGCGTCAGCTACTGCGCAACCTGTGACGGCATGTTCTATAAGGATAAGGACGTTGCTGTCATTTCCTACACCAAAGAAGGCGAGCATGAAGCCGAATACCTAGGCGAGCTGTGCCGAACCGTTTACTATCTGCCCCAATACCGAGGCCAGCTGCCGCCCATGCGGGCCAATGTCAAAATTGTGACTGACCGCAAACCCCAGGCCATTGCCGGCGACAGCCAGGTTGAACGGCTGGTCACCGATAAGGAAGACCTTCCGGTGCATGGGGTTTTCATCCTTCGTCAGTCTGACCCGGTGGAAAACATTTTGGCCGGGCTGGAAATGGAGGGGGAAGTAATTAAGGTCAAGCGCGATCTGTCCACCAATATCCCCGGGGTGTTTGCGGCTGGGGACTGCACCGGCAAGCCTTGGCAAATCGCCAAAGCTACCGGCGAAGGTTTGGTGGCCGTGCTTAGCGCCATAAACTATCTCGAAGCGAAAGCCAAATAA
- a CDS encoding ubiquitin family protein, which yields MQQINLEIQCRLPSRKETLHLTAPQGATVAEILAKARLADVREVLVVYNGQAVCPDDRLTASGAIIILPLLCGG from the coding sequence ATGCAGCAGATCAACTTGGAAATCCAATGCCGCTTACCGTCGCGGAAAGAGACGCTGCACTTGACGGCGCCGCAGGGGGCGACGGTCGCGGAAATTTTGGCGAAGGCGAGGCTGGCTGATGTGCGCGAAGTGTTGGTCGTCTATAACGGCCAAGCCGTTTGCCCGGATGACAGGCTTACCGCCAGCGGCGCCATTATCATCCTGCCTTTGCTGTGCGGCGGATAA
- a CDS encoding aldehyde ferredoxin oxidoreductase C-terminal domain-containing protein, with the protein MLDRILRVNMTHLTVASEPLPQEYRYLAGRALTSRMVFDEVVPYAEPLGPYNKLIFACGLLAGTTISCANRLSIGAKSPLTGGIKESNAGGIAAYKMARLGYRAIVVEGLREDHARYLLVLNKNGGELRRADQLAGKGITEKAALLRQEFGANVGLILIGPAGEQRLLTAGIANNDPDGRPTRFSGRGGLGAVMGAKGLIGIVLDDTGCAPAEAARPDEFAAKGREFHQLLLNNPQTGEYFPKYGTAAMMEITNAIGGLPTRNFRTGRFAGADKLNGEALYQTIVSRGGAGRPTHACMPGCLVRCSNVYPDQEGREVVAPLEYETLGLLGSNLEIANLDVVAQANRLCNDYGVDTIEIGCAIGVAMEAGVLPFGDEDAFLKLMEEVVTGTYLGRIIASGCVVTAKVFGVRRIPAVKGQGMPAYEPRAIKGTAVTYATTAMGADHTAGNVARANVKHHLKDGQVALSQGAQIKIGMLDALGFCMMVAPALKDSTILAELVNARYGSSLTAQDLEQLTRQYLRTEKEFNRRAGFTAAHDRLPEHFYDEANPETGTVFDITDEELASLTF; encoded by the coding sequence ATGCTTGATCGGATTTTACGGGTTAATATGACGCATTTGACCGTCGCCAGCGAGCCGTTGCCGCAAGAATACCGGTATCTGGCCGGACGGGCGTTGACATCCAGGATGGTATTTGATGAAGTCGTGCCCTATGCCGAACCGCTCGGGCCATATAACAAGCTAATTTTTGCCTGCGGCCTGCTGGCCGGCACGACAATCTCCTGTGCCAACCGGCTGTCAATCGGGGCCAAGAGCCCGCTGACCGGCGGCATTAAGGAAAGCAATGCCGGCGGTATTGCCGCTTATAAAATGGCTCGGTTGGGCTACCGCGCCATTGTCGTCGAGGGCCTGCGGGAGGATCATGCCCGGTATCTGCTTGTCCTAAATAAAAACGGCGGCGAACTTCGCCGGGCGGACCAGCTTGCCGGCAAAGGGATTACCGAGAAGGCGGCGCTACTGCGCCAGGAGTTTGGCGCCAATGTCGGGCTCATCCTCATCGGTCCGGCCGGCGAACAGCGCCTGCTGACGGCAGGCATTGCCAATAACGATCCGGACGGGCGGCCGACTCGCTTCAGCGGCCGCGGTGGCCTGGGGGCGGTCATGGGGGCCAAAGGCCTCATCGGCATTGTGCTCGACGATACCGGCTGTGCGCCGGCGGAAGCGGCCAGGCCGGATGAATTTGCCGCCAAAGGACGCGAGTTTCACCAACTGCTGCTAAATAACCCTCAGACCGGTGAATATTTCCCCAAATACGGTACGGCGGCCATGATGGAAATCACCAATGCCATCGGCGGTCTGCCGACCCGCAATTTCCGCACCGGCCGGTTTGCCGGGGCCGATAAACTTAACGGCGAGGCGTTATATCAGACCATTGTCAGCCGTGGTGGCGCCGGTCGGCCGACCCATGCCTGCATGCCGGGCTGTCTGGTGCGCTGCTCCAACGTTTATCCTGATCAGGAAGGGCGGGAAGTGGTGGCACCGCTGGAATACGAAACGCTGGGCCTCTTGGGCAGCAACCTGGAAATTGCTAACCTGGACGTGGTGGCTCAGGCCAACAGGCTTTGCAACGATTACGGCGTTGACACCATCGAAATCGGCTGTGCCATCGGGGTGGCGATGGAGGCCGGCGTGCTGCCCTTCGGCGATGAGGACGCCTTTCTTAAACTGATGGAAGAAGTGGTAACCGGCACCTATCTGGGCCGCATCATTGCTTCCGGCTGTGTGGTGACGGCGAAGGTCTTCGGCGTGCGCCGCATTCCCGCGGTCAAAGGGCAGGGCATGCCGGCGTATGAGCCGCGGGCCATAAAGGGGACAGCCGTCACCTATGCCACCACGGCCATGGGAGCCGACCATACGGCCGGCAACGTCGCCCGGGCCAACGTTAAGCACCACCTCAAAGACGGGCAGGTAGCCCTGTCGCAGGGCGCCCAAATCAAAATCGGCATGCTCGATGCACTGGGCTTCTGCATGATGGTTGCTCCGGCCCTGAAAGACAGCACTATCTTGGCGGAATTGGTCAATGCCCGTTACGGCTCAAGCCTTACCGCCCAAGATCTGGAACAGCTTACCCGCCAGTATTTGCGAACAGAAAAAGAATTTAACCGCCGGGCCGGTTTTACCGCCGCCCACGACCGCCTGCCGGAACACTTTTACGACGAAGCCAATCCGGAAACCGGCACCGTCTTTGACATCACCGATGAAGAACTGGCAAGTCTGACATTTTAA
- a CDS encoding EamA family transporter: MDYLWLIYGLLSAVTAALVAVFGKIGLQSVDANTATAVRAVIMAAFLWVVVFFQGNTGQLPAIIADKKTLAFIVLSGVSGALSWLFYFLALKVGKVSQVAPIDKLSVVLATVIAIVFLGEKVSFLNGLGVALIALGAVLVALG; the protein is encoded by the coding sequence GTGGATTATCTCTGGCTAATTTATGGACTATTATCGGCGGTAACGGCGGCGCTGGTCGCCGTCTTCGGCAAGATCGGCCTGCAGTCGGTTGATGCCAACACGGCCACGGCCGTCCGCGCCGTCATCATGGCCGCTTTTCTGTGGGTCGTAGTTTTCTTCCAGGGCAATACCGGCCAACTGCCGGCGATCATCGCCGATAAAAAGACTTTGGCTTTTATTGTGCTGAGCGGCGTGTCGGGGGCCCTTTCCTGGCTGTTCTATTTCTTGGCGCTAAAAGTCGGCAAAGTCTCCCAGGTCGCGCCCATTGACAAGCTGAGCGTGGTTCTGGCGACGGTTATCGCCATCGTTTTCCTAGGCGAAAAAGTCAGTTTCCTCAATGGCCTGGGCGTAGCGCTCATCGCCCTTGGCGCCGTCCTGGTAGCCTTAGGGTAG